In Anseongella ginsenosidimutans, one genomic interval encodes:
- a CDS encoding glycosyltransferase: MKIVILGPAYPYRGGLAAFNERLARQYSKAGHDVKLYTFSMQYPSLFFPGKTQLSQSPPPSDLEIIRIVNTVDPLSWAKAGKRIRREKPDLLIVRYWLPLMAPSLGTICKIVRGNGHTRIISIVDNIVPHERRIGDHLLTKYFVKHVDGFLVMSRSVLKELDRFDRKKPRVYSPHPIYDIYGPPLERAAARKALHMDPDAPYILFFGFIREYKGLDWLLEAFSEKRFRELKVRLIVAGEYYVDEKPYEHLIDLLEIRPYLDLHTHFIPDADVNKYFCAADVVVQPYKNATQSGITQIAYHYDKPMIVTNVGGLAEMVPHEKVGYVTRPHIGAIADAIHDFFTSGAEEKFITNIRGEKEKFSWNYFLSRIEDLC, encoded by the coding sequence ATGAAGATTGTTATCCTGGGACCGGCATATCCTTACCGCGGCGGGCTGGCTGCTTTTAATGAACGCCTTGCAAGACAGTATAGCAAAGCAGGTCATGACGTTAAGCTGTACACGTTTTCCATGCAATATCCTTCCCTCTTTTTTCCGGGAAAGACCCAGCTTTCGCAATCGCCTCCGCCTTCCGACCTGGAGATCATACGGATTGTGAATACGGTGGACCCGCTGAGCTGGGCAAAGGCCGGGAAGCGTATACGCCGGGAAAAGCCGGACCTGCTGATCGTCCGGTACTGGCTGCCGCTGATGGCCCCTTCACTTGGCACCATTTGCAAGATCGTACGGGGGAACGGCCATACCCGGATCATTTCCATCGTAGACAATATTGTGCCTCACGAACGCCGGATAGGGGACCACCTGCTCACCAAATATTTTGTAAAGCACGTAGACGGCTTCCTGGTAATGTCCCGCTCGGTATTAAAGGAGCTGGACCGGTTCGACCGGAAAAAGCCGAGGGTATATTCCCCGCACCCTATTTATGATATTTACGGCCCGCCGCTGGAACGGGCCGCCGCGAGAAAGGCCCTGCATATGGATCCGGACGCCCCGTATATTCTTTTCTTTGGTTTTATCAGGGAATATAAAGGCCTGGACTGGCTGCTGGAAGCTTTTTCGGAAAAACGTTTCCGGGAACTAAAGGTACGCCTGATCGTGGCAGGAGAGTATTATGTTGATGAAAAGCCCTACGAACATCTCATCGATTTGCTGGAAATAAGACCTTACCTGGATCTTCATACACACTTTATTCCCGATGCTGACGTGAACAAATACTTTTGCGCGGCCGACGTGGTGGTCCAGCCCTACAAAAATGCCACGCAAAGCGGCATCACCCAGATTGCGTATCACTATGATAAACCCATGATCGTAACAAACGTGGGCGGGCTGGCGGAAATGGTCCCCCATGAAAAGGTAGGTTATGTAACGCGTCCGCATATAGGAGCCATTGCCGATGCCATTCACGATTTTTTTACTTCCGGCGCCGAAGAAAAATTTATCACCAATATCCGCGGCGAAAAAGAAAAATTTTCCTGGAACTATTTCCTCTCCCGCATTGAAGACCTGTGCTAA
- a CDS encoding GH3 auxin-responsive promoter family protein, with amino-acid sequence MGMKPALSKVYASIVAKKIKKWDSGAASMQKATFRRLLEGARNTAFGKDHGFSTIGNYEDFRRQVPVRDYEGLRPYIDRVVAGEADVLWKDKPLYLAKTSGTTSGIKYIPISHASMPHHIRAARNALLLYIYETGNSDFVDGKMIFLQGSPVLSEKNGMKVGRLSGIVAHHVPAYLQQNRMPSYEVNCMEDWEQKVDAIVEETLPENMTLISGIPPWVQMYFDRLSARSGGKKIKDIFPGFSLFVYGGVNFEPYRLKLEQSIGKKVDAIETYPASEGFIAFQDSQKDSGMLLNLDAGIFYEFIPAEEYFNEKPARLSLEEVSLDKNYVLVLNTNAGLWGYSIGDTVRFVSRNPYRLVVTGRIKHFISAFGEHVIAEEVEDALMTVASREQIGITEFTVAPQVQTSAGELPYHEWFIEFESIPADIEKFRLQVDEALQQKNVYYFDLIKGKILQPLRIRPLKKGTFIDYMKSQGRLGGQHKVPRLSNDREIAEKLMEYC; translated from the coding sequence ATGGGAATGAAACCCGCTTTAAGTAAAGTTTACGCTTCAATAGTAGCTAAAAAGATAAAGAAATGGGATTCCGGGGCCGCAAGCATGCAGAAAGCCACCTTTCGGCGCCTGCTGGAAGGCGCAAGGAATACGGCTTTCGGAAAGGACCACGGTTTTTCAACTATCGGCAACTACGAGGATTTCAGGCGGCAGGTACCTGTCCGCGACTATGAAGGCTTGCGCCCATACATAGACCGGGTAGTGGCCGGCGAGGCAGACGTCCTCTGGAAAGATAAACCCCTGTATCTGGCAAAGACATCCGGAACTACTTCGGGGATCAAATATATTCCCATCAGCCATGCCTCCATGCCGCATCATATCCGGGCTGCCAGGAATGCACTGTTGCTGTATATTTATGAGACAGGGAATTCGGATTTCGTGGATGGAAAAATGATCTTTCTACAGGGAAGCCCCGTGCTTTCAGAAAAAAACGGCATGAAGGTGGGGCGCCTATCCGGAATAGTAGCTCACCATGTTCCGGCCTATCTTCAGCAGAACAGGATGCCTTCCTACGAGGTTAACTGCATGGAGGACTGGGAACAAAAGGTGGACGCGATTGTAGAAGAAACACTGCCGGAAAACATGACTCTTATCTCGGGCATTCCCCCCTGGGTGCAAATGTATTTCGACCGCCTTTCGGCGCGAAGCGGGGGAAAGAAGATCAAGGACATTTTCCCGGGCTTCAGCCTTTTTGTTTATGGAGGGGTGAATTTTGAACCCTACCGCCTGAAACTGGAGCAAAGTATCGGCAAAAAAGTCGACGCCATTGAAACCTATCCGGCTTCCGAGGGCTTCATTGCCTTCCAGGATTCGCAAAAGGATAGCGGAATGCTGCTGAACCTGGATGCGGGCATTTTTTATGAATTCATTCCGGCCGAAGAATATTTTAATGAAAAACCGGCCCGCCTTTCCCTCGAAGAGGTAAGCCTGGATAAGAATTATGTCCTTGTGCTGAATACCAATGCTGGTTTATGGGGCTATAGCATAGGAGATACGGTACGGTTTGTCTCCAGAAACCCCTACAGGCTGGTGGTTACCGGGCGCATCAAGCATTTTATTTCAGCTTTCGGGGAACATGTAATTGCGGAAGAGGTGGAAGATGCGCTGATGACGGTAGCTTCCCGGGAACAGATAGGGATCACTGAGTTTACCGTAGCTCCGCAGGTGCAGACTTCAGCCGGCGAACTTCCTTATCACGAATGGTTCATTGAGTTTGAATCCATTCCGGCTGATATTGAAAAATTCAGGCTGCAGGTAGACGAGGCTTTGCAGCAGAAAAACGTATATTACTTCGACCTGATAAAGGGAAAGATCTTGCAGCCCCTCAGGATCCGCCCTCTGAAAAAAGGGACGTTTATCGATTATATGAAATCCCAGGGCCGGCTGGGCGGGCAGCATAAGGTTCCCCGCCTTTCCAATGACCGGGAAATTGCAGAAAAGCTGATGGAATACTGTTAA